From Rhododendron vialii isolate Sample 1 chromosome 10a, ASM3025357v1, the proteins below share one genomic window:
- the LOC131303094 gene encoding uncharacterized protein LOC131303094: MTFLEQAKAIISLRSGKTVDNAQVEPPVMPILLPFSTPLKPTTPNGESPKPTPTEEEKGKAKEVGVPQAFTILAPYPNRLKTPAKPNLNTDIYDVLKQVTVNLPLLDAINQISSYAKFLKDLCTHKRKLQVQKKVFLIEQVSSLFQSTLPPKYNDPGCPTISFTIGGKVVEKALLDLGMSVNLLPFSVYEQLGLGEIKPTRVTLQLVDWSIRVPKGMVEDVLVQADQFVYPIDFVVLDTCPVPAA; encoded by the coding sequence ATGACTTTCCTCGAGCAAGCCAAGGCCATTATTTCTTTGAGGAGTGGGAAGACCGTGGACAATGCTCAAGTGGAGCCGCCGGTAATGCCAATCTTACTACCGTTTTCGACACCATTGAAGCCGACAACACcaaatggggaatctcccaaaccAACTCCTACggaagaagagaagggaaaagccAAGGAAGTTGGTGTTCCACAAGCTTTCACCATTCTCGCTCCATATCCTAACCGACTAAAGACGCCGGCCAAGCCAAATCTGAATACTGATATCTATGATGTGCTTAAGCAAGTGACCGTCAATCTTCCATTGCTCGATGCTATCAACCAGATTTCATCCTATGCTAAATTTTTGAAGGACTTGTGTACTCATAAACGCAAGCTCCAAGTGCAAAAGAAGGTGTTCTTAATCGAGCAAGTGAGCTCACTCTTTCAGTCAACCCTTCCTCCCAAGTATAATGATCCGGGGTGTCCAACGATATCCTTCACCATTGGGGGTAAAGTTGTTGAAAAAGCTCTTCTTGATTTGGGCATGAGTGTCAATCTATTGCCGTTTTCGGTATATGAAcaacttgggttgggagaaaTAAAGCCAACTCGGGTGACTTTACAATTGGTGGATTGGAGTATCCGAGTTCCTAAGGGGATGGTTGAAGATGTGCTTGTTCAAGCTGACCAATTCGTGTATCCGATTGACTTTGTGGTTCTGGATACGTGTCCAGTGCCGGCGGCTTAA
- the LOC131303442 gene encoding uncharacterized protein LOC131303442, which yields MGACATKPKAEAGEAPAPEPEKEILSGKEEVVVEEELKKVDGEKDKEIVDDDKRRSLGNLFEKEGKYTTEEDKTPSDPVKQEELSVNQNPTEGSGETNPNESGKTETPVEQTSKEVIETVDVAPTTLVSIEEAIVSPVNIETQEPEEKQIVEDKPAATESQKSETPEENEAVEEKTTTVAQKPETAVEEKTTEGK from the exons atgggagCTTGCGCGACCAAGCCGAAGGCGGAAGCCGGCGAGGCTCCGGCGCCTGAGCCGGAGAAGGAAATCCTGTCGGGGAAGGAGGAGGTGGTCGTCGAAGAGGAGTTGAAGAAGGTGGACGGAGAGAAAGACAAGGAGATTGTTGATGATGATAAGCGTCGATCTCTGGGTAACTTGTTCGAG AAAGAAGGGAAGTACACGACTGAAGAAGATAAGACCCCATCAGATCCAGTGAAACAAGAGGAATTATCAGTAAATCAAAATCCTACTGAAGGTTCTGGTGAAACCAATCCCAATGAATCTGGCAAAACCGAAACTCCAGTTGAGCAGACATCAAAGGAAGTCATTGAAACAGTTGACGTTGCACCAACTACTTTAGTCTCAATCGAAGAAGCAATCGTGTCCCCAGTTAATATCGAGACTCAAGAGCCGGAGGAAAAGCAAATAGTGGAAGACAAACCAGCTGCAACAGAGAGTCAAAAATCTGAAACACCCGAGGAAAATGAAGCAGTAGAAGAGAAAACGACAACGGTGGCTCAAAAACCTGAAACTGCTGTTGAGGAGAAGACAACGGAAGGTAAATGA
- the LOC131303441 gene encoding WAT1-related protein At5g64700-like isoform X1: protein MIVAMGEKKPYLVAILFQSIIAGTFILSKAVLNEGMNSFVFIFYRQLAGAIVLIAVVIFKRESPTPISSMAFWKIFMLSLVGITLGFNVYGVALEYTSPTLAAASNNCLQPMTFFLTILLGMEKVKLRTIGGVAKVVGIMLCMSGVVTLALYKGPYLRPIVHHHLLDGSQQAQNHYSGDQNWIKGCLLMFLATLCWALWYVYQAPVMKDCPSMLIFTTLQSLLSAIQTGAVAIAVERDIFQWKLGWDVRLIAVVYSGIMTTAVGTNLMAWLLEKKGPVFHAMWTPLGLVITTLFSTFLLGEVISLGSVLGGILLVGSLYCVLWGKRKEEELKRLSIQGALKAEVEQHI from the exons ATGATCGTGGCCATGGGGGAAAAGAAGCCTTATTTGGTAGCTATTCTGTTCCAGTCCATAATTGCTGGGACGTTTATACTGTCAAAGGCTGTACTGAATGAAGGTATGAACAGTTTTGTGTTCATATTTTACAGACAACTGGCTGGAGCTATTGTCTTGATCGCTGTAGTCATCTTCAAAAG AGAAAGCCCGACGCCAATTTCATCTATGGCCTTCTGGAAGATTTTTATGCTTTCTCTAGTAGG CATCACTTTAGGGTTCAATGTTTATGGCGTCGCCCTTGAATATACATCTCCAACTCTTGCTGCGGCTTCCAATAATTGTCTCCAGCCCATGACATTTTTCCTCACAATTTTGCTCGG GATGGAGAAGGTGAAATTGAGGACAATTGGTGGAGTTGCAAAGGTTGTAGGCATAATGTTGTGCATGTCAGGTGTGGTGACCCTTGCCCTCTATAAAGGCCCCTATTTGAGACCAATTGTCCATCATCACCTCCTTGATGGTAGCCAACAAGCTCAGAATCACTATTCTGGGGACCAAAACTGGATTAAGGGTTGCTTACTCATGTTTCTTGCCACTTTGTGTTGGGCTCTTTGGTATGTTTATCAG GCACCAGTTATGAAAGATTGCCCGTCAATGCTCATCTTCACAACCCTGCAAAGTCTTCTAAGCGCAATTCAGACAGGTGCAGTTGCCATTGCAGTGGAAAGAGATATCTTTCAATGGAAACTAGGTTGGGATGTTAGGCTCATTGCAGTAGTTTACAGC GGAATTATGACTACTGCTGTTGGGACCAACTTAATGGCATGGTTGCTAGAGAAGAAAGGGCCAGTTTTTCATGCCATGTGGACCCCACTTGGTCTAGTTATCACAACCCTTTTCTCCACCTTCCTCCTAGGCGAGGTCATTAGTCTTGGAag TGTTCTGGGTGGAATCTTATTGGTGGGAAGCCTGTATTGTGTACTGTGGgggaagagaaaagaagaggagCTGAAGAGGTTAAGTATTCAAGGTGCTTTAAAAGCTGAAGTTGAACAACATATTTAG
- the LOC131303441 gene encoding WAT1-related protein At5g64700-like isoform X4: MIVAMGEKKPYLVAILFQSIIAGTFILSKAVLNEGMNSFVFIFYRQLAGAIVLIAVVIFKRMEKVKLRTIGGVAKVVGIMLCMSGVVTLALYKGPYLRPIVHHHLLDGSQQAQNHYSGDQNWIKGCLLMFLATLCWALWYVYQAPVMKDCPSMLIFTTLQSLLSAIQTGAVAIAVERDIFQWKLGWDVRLIAVVYSGIMTTAVGTNLMAWLLEKKGPVFHAMWTPLGLVITTLFSTFLLGEVISLGSVLGGILLVGSLYCVLWGKRKEEELKRLSIQGALKAEVEQHI, translated from the exons ATGATCGTGGCCATGGGGGAAAAGAAGCCTTATTTGGTAGCTATTCTGTTCCAGTCCATAATTGCTGGGACGTTTATACTGTCAAAGGCTGTACTGAATGAAGGTATGAACAGTTTTGTGTTCATATTTTACAGACAACTGGCTGGAGCTATTGTCTTGATCGCTGTAGTCATCTTCAAAAG GATGGAGAAGGTGAAATTGAGGACAATTGGTGGAGTTGCAAAGGTTGTAGGCATAATGTTGTGCATGTCAGGTGTGGTGACCCTTGCCCTCTATAAAGGCCCCTATTTGAGACCAATTGTCCATCATCACCTCCTTGATGGTAGCCAACAAGCTCAGAATCACTATTCTGGGGACCAAAACTGGATTAAGGGTTGCTTACTCATGTTTCTTGCCACTTTGTGTTGGGCTCTTTGGTATGTTTATCAG GCACCAGTTATGAAAGATTGCCCGTCAATGCTCATCTTCACAACCCTGCAAAGTCTTCTAAGCGCAATTCAGACAGGTGCAGTTGCCATTGCAGTGGAAAGAGATATCTTTCAATGGAAACTAGGTTGGGATGTTAGGCTCATTGCAGTAGTTTACAGC GGAATTATGACTACTGCTGTTGGGACCAACTTAATGGCATGGTTGCTAGAGAAGAAAGGGCCAGTTTTTCATGCCATGTGGACCCCACTTGGTCTAGTTATCACAACCCTTTTCTCCACCTTCCTCCTAGGCGAGGTCATTAGTCTTGGAag TGTTCTGGGTGGAATCTTATTGGTGGGAAGCCTGTATTGTGTACTGTGGgggaagagaaaagaagaggagCTGAAGAGGTTAAGTATTCAAGGTGCTTTAAAAGCTGAAGTTGAACAACATATTTAG
- the LOC131303441 gene encoding WAT1-related protein At5g64700-like isoform X3 has product MIVAMGEKKPYLVAILFQSIIAGTFILSKAVLNEGMNSFVFIFYRQLAGAIVLIAVVIFKRESPTPISSMAFWKIFMLSLVGMEKVKLRTIGGVAKVVGIMLCMSGVVTLALYKGPYLRPIVHHHLLDGSQQAQNHYSGDQNWIKGCLLMFLATLCWALWYVYQAPVMKDCPSMLIFTTLQSLLSAIQTGAVAIAVERDIFQWKLGWDVRLIAVVYSGIMTTAVGTNLMAWLLEKKGPVFHAMWTPLGLVITTLFSTFLLGEVISLGSVLGGILLVGSLYCVLWGKRKEEELKRLSIQGALKAEVEQHI; this is encoded by the exons ATGATCGTGGCCATGGGGGAAAAGAAGCCTTATTTGGTAGCTATTCTGTTCCAGTCCATAATTGCTGGGACGTTTATACTGTCAAAGGCTGTACTGAATGAAGGTATGAACAGTTTTGTGTTCATATTTTACAGACAACTGGCTGGAGCTATTGTCTTGATCGCTGTAGTCATCTTCAAAAG AGAAAGCCCGACGCCAATTTCATCTATGGCCTTCTGGAAGATTTTTATGCTTTCTCTAGTAGG GATGGAGAAGGTGAAATTGAGGACAATTGGTGGAGTTGCAAAGGTTGTAGGCATAATGTTGTGCATGTCAGGTGTGGTGACCCTTGCCCTCTATAAAGGCCCCTATTTGAGACCAATTGTCCATCATCACCTCCTTGATGGTAGCCAACAAGCTCAGAATCACTATTCTGGGGACCAAAACTGGATTAAGGGTTGCTTACTCATGTTTCTTGCCACTTTGTGTTGGGCTCTTTGGTATGTTTATCAG GCACCAGTTATGAAAGATTGCCCGTCAATGCTCATCTTCACAACCCTGCAAAGTCTTCTAAGCGCAATTCAGACAGGTGCAGTTGCCATTGCAGTGGAAAGAGATATCTTTCAATGGAAACTAGGTTGGGATGTTAGGCTCATTGCAGTAGTTTACAGC GGAATTATGACTACTGCTGTTGGGACCAACTTAATGGCATGGTTGCTAGAGAAGAAAGGGCCAGTTTTTCATGCCATGTGGACCCCACTTGGTCTAGTTATCACAACCCTTTTCTCCACCTTCCTCCTAGGCGAGGTCATTAGTCTTGGAag TGTTCTGGGTGGAATCTTATTGGTGGGAAGCCTGTATTGTGTACTGTGGgggaagagaaaagaagaggagCTGAAGAGGTTAAGTATTCAAGGTGCTTTAAAAGCTGAAGTTGAACAACATATTTAG
- the LOC131303441 gene encoding WAT1-related protein At5g64700-like isoform X2: protein MIVAMGEKKPYLVAILFQSIIAGTFILSKAVLNEGMNSFVFIFYRQLAGAIVLIAVVIFKSITLGFNVYGVALEYTSPTLAAASNNCLQPMTFFLTILLGMEKVKLRTIGGVAKVVGIMLCMSGVVTLALYKGPYLRPIVHHHLLDGSQQAQNHYSGDQNWIKGCLLMFLATLCWALWYVYQAPVMKDCPSMLIFTTLQSLLSAIQTGAVAIAVERDIFQWKLGWDVRLIAVVYSGIMTTAVGTNLMAWLLEKKGPVFHAMWTPLGLVITTLFSTFLLGEVISLGSVLGGILLVGSLYCVLWGKRKEEELKRLSIQGALKAEVEQHI from the exons ATGATCGTGGCCATGGGGGAAAAGAAGCCTTATTTGGTAGCTATTCTGTTCCAGTCCATAATTGCTGGGACGTTTATACTGTCAAAGGCTGTACTGAATGAAGGTATGAACAGTTTTGTGTTCATATTTTACAGACAACTGGCTGGAGCTATTGTCTTGATCGCTGTAGTCATCTTCAAAAG CATCACTTTAGGGTTCAATGTTTATGGCGTCGCCCTTGAATATACATCTCCAACTCTTGCTGCGGCTTCCAATAATTGTCTCCAGCCCATGACATTTTTCCTCACAATTTTGCTCGG GATGGAGAAGGTGAAATTGAGGACAATTGGTGGAGTTGCAAAGGTTGTAGGCATAATGTTGTGCATGTCAGGTGTGGTGACCCTTGCCCTCTATAAAGGCCCCTATTTGAGACCAATTGTCCATCATCACCTCCTTGATGGTAGCCAACAAGCTCAGAATCACTATTCTGGGGACCAAAACTGGATTAAGGGTTGCTTACTCATGTTTCTTGCCACTTTGTGTTGGGCTCTTTGGTATGTTTATCAG GCACCAGTTATGAAAGATTGCCCGTCAATGCTCATCTTCACAACCCTGCAAAGTCTTCTAAGCGCAATTCAGACAGGTGCAGTTGCCATTGCAGTGGAAAGAGATATCTTTCAATGGAAACTAGGTTGGGATGTTAGGCTCATTGCAGTAGTTTACAGC GGAATTATGACTACTGCTGTTGGGACCAACTTAATGGCATGGTTGCTAGAGAAGAAAGGGCCAGTTTTTCATGCCATGTGGACCCCACTTGGTCTAGTTATCACAACCCTTTTCTCCACCTTCCTCCTAGGCGAGGTCATTAGTCTTGGAag TGTTCTGGGTGGAATCTTATTGGTGGGAAGCCTGTATTGTGTACTGTGGgggaagagaaaagaagaggagCTGAAGAGGTTAAGTATTCAAGGTGCTTTAAAAGCTGAAGTTGAACAACATATTTAG